In the Paroedura picta isolate Pp20150507F chromosome 15, Ppicta_v3.0, whole genome shotgun sequence genome, one interval contains:
- the LOC143824537 gene encoding protein KASH5-like yields the protein MEDAYYSSFESTEYTELTAESTGMEPWDNIGVSSESIIPSASQCSEDDVLKCTFQACDPEEAGVVSVFRIIEYLQEMTGQSDEDCRFQSLYRRLDPEERGIFVEFPTFCQAMKEWIAECQKEGEEGTDVTSSITDLQQGNKQLAMQNAKLQRTIETAEELNLRLSEEIADLKGKLRGNQQALEQARAMADELEDMKFFSRSLEEENRKLHMQERQLEKEQHCLLSQADKLFDENQMLLQEKENFKDQIRQLSTEKAEMQRQLSECEELISCKNADLDKKEKQVEELTVTLDEYQMMVQELKSDVCRLQEQQGDSYEGEEALLRGSPENENAYHALVPFQPLSVEIEESQQQEEGEEGGLPNPFDGMPSPMVTGSEEDSTDTEEEDEWREITEVTEIIEVTQVSTEFWYEAVPSDEPDWKKPGNKWCASLLDWFFDLPIVCLFLFILQKLVLPGLLFACVALLTIVYIVPPYGHHAVWSESRGNHWTHLRLLYLQLPPM from the exons ATGGAGGACGCATATTACAGCTCTTTCGAGAGTACCGAATACACAGAATTAACTGCGGAATCGACAGGAA TGGAGCCATGGGACAACATTGGCGTCAGCAGCGAGAGCATAATTCCGAGTGCCAGCCAGTGCTCTGAGGATGATGTTCTTAAATGCACATTCCAGGCTTGTGATCCGGAAGAAGCAG GAGTGGTGTCTGTTTTCCGAATCATTGAATACTTACAGGAGATGACAGGACAGAGTGATGAAGACTGTAGGTTTCAGTCTCTCTATAGAAGACTGGATCCAGAAGAGAGAGGCATTTTTGTTGAGTTTCCTACCTTCTGTCAAGCCATGAAGGAATGGATAGCCGAATGCCAAAAAGAGGG agaggaggggacAGATGTGACGAGCAGCATCACAGATTTGCAGCAGGGGAACAAGCAGCTAGCCATGCAAAATGCCAAGCTGCAAAGGACAATCGAGACGGCAGAAGAGCTCAATTTGCGACTTTCTGAGGAGATTGCTGACCTGAAAGGAAAGCTGAGAGG CAATCAGCAAGCCCTAGAACAAGCTAGAGCAATGGCAGATGAATTAGAAGACATGAAGTTTTTCTCCAGAAGTTTGGAAGAGGAGAATAGAAAACTTCACATGCAGGAAAGGCAGCTG GAAAAAGAACAGCATTGCCTTTTGAGTCAAGCAGATAAACTGTTCGACGAG AACCAGATGTTGcttcaggaaaaagaaaactttaaGGATCAAATCAGACAGCTGAGCACAGAGAAAGCCGAAATGCAG AGACAACTCTCTGAGTGTGAAGAGCTTATCTCTTGCAAAAATGCAGACCTTGACAAG AAAGAGAAACAAGTGGAAGAGTTGACAGTGACACTAGACGAATACCAAATGATGGTTCAG GAATTGAAATCGGACGTCTGCAGGCTTCAAGAGCAGCAGGGCGATTCCTATGAAGGAGAAGAAGC GCTGCTGAGAGGTTCCCCCGAAAATGAGAATGCCTACCATGCACTGGTTCCATTCCAGCCCCTCTCTGTGGAGATTGAAGAATCCCAACAA CAGGAGGAGGGTGAAGAAGGCGGTCTGCCTAACCCTTTTGATGGGATGCCGTCACCTATGGTGACAGGTAGTGAAGAAGACAGCACTGACACGGAAGAAGAG gaTGAATGGAGAGAAATAACTGAAGTCACCGAGATAATAGAAGTCACACAAGTCTCAACAGAATT CTGGTATGAAGCAGTACCCAGTGATGAGCCTGACTGGAAGAAGCCAGGCAACAAATGGTGTGCAAGTCTCTTAGACTG GTTCTTTGATTTACCGATAGTGTGCCTGTTCCTGTTCATCTTGCAGAAACTGGTGCTTCCTGGCCTCCTTTTTGCATGTGTTGCATTGCTCACCATTGTCTACATAGTGCCACCATATGGCCATCATGCTGTCTGGAGCGAGTCCAGGGGAAATCACTGGACTCACCTGCGGTTGCTGTACCTGCAGCTGCCCCCAATGTAG